One genomic region from Desulfovibrio sp. Fe33 encodes:
- the glnD gene encoding [protein-PII] uridylyltransferase, translated as MQPDSLLPESARRLKQARADLWKRAEAGAVGGFAWEHTHLVDRYFEARVREAGPQRFDFALAAVGGYGRGRLCPGSDIDVLLLFKRRIPSGADAFIKTLLFPLWDLGLDLGHGVRTVADCVSLSRKDFQVLASLMDARPLAGEADVFETFKTAFDAKVLKKTGASFAAALREHNETRAVQYGDASALLEPELKNGLGGLRDGQQVAWLTRALGVMGRDPIFLPEELARLREDRAFLNRVRTALHLAAGRKTDRLFFDLQPPTARLMGFAPRTASPGDTGLAVEFFLSRLHQAMTRIKAMREALFREAFPPRAARLPELSIRNLEAEPEGIRFKRQSEAAPDNVLGAFLESARTGLPLTWGARRIIRRDPERIAAGLAGRPETLSILVEIFLAPHCRTACEGLIETRLLPALFPAFAEVEHLIQFNDYHVHPVGRHTLATVALISDFLAGDGQWTGELAARVADPARLVLAGFFHDLGKGSADHSEAGAVLARDVLARYGRSRETVEDVAFLVERHLLLPKTATRRDLSDERVVADVAALVGDTARLDMLYLLSVADSMATGPRAWNAWTRSLLGELYFKVRNLLRHGPLAEPDATRRLAEARREVVAAASDQDPEYVEAAIRAMPPRAFLALSPEAIAGHLRLVRRLWAQVAEDRKRKPSAVGGKGVNLIEGAPGRAEGTYQLTIAAVDQPRLFATIAGALSLHGLNILAADIFTWKDGTAVDVFTVAEPPENLFIEEVWARVGRSVGYAMTGKLDLAARLRERGSSPLSRGRGRPRLKPLVTIDNAASDFYTVVEVAATDRTGFLFDMARTLAAHSLSIHLAMITTIKGRAADVFHVRTQDGQRLLDEDRIDALRRDLLDAAGTG; from the coding sequence ATGCAGCCGGACAGCCTACTTCCAGAATCCGCACGCAGGCTGAAACAGGCCAGGGCCGACCTGTGGAAACGGGCCGAAGCCGGAGCCGTAGGCGGATTCGCCTGGGAACACACCCATCTGGTGGACAGGTATTTCGAAGCCCGCGTGCGCGAGGCCGGGCCGCAACGCTTCGATTTCGCGCTGGCCGCCGTGGGCGGATACGGCCGCGGACGGCTGTGCCCCGGCTCCGACATCGACGTGCTCCTGCTCTTCAAGCGCCGCATCCCGTCCGGGGCCGACGCCTTCATCAAGACCCTGCTCTTCCCGCTATGGGACCTCGGCCTGGACCTGGGCCACGGCGTACGCACCGTGGCCGACTGCGTGTCCCTGTCGCGCAAGGATTTCCAGGTCCTTGCCTCGCTCATGGACGCCCGCCCCCTGGCCGGGGAAGCCGACGTCTTCGAGACGTTCAAAACGGCCTTCGACGCAAAAGTGCTGAAAAAAACCGGCGCGTCCTTTGCCGCCGCCCTGCGCGAGCACAACGAGACCCGCGCGGTCCAATACGGCGACGCCTCGGCCCTGCTCGAACCCGAGCTGAAAAACGGGCTCGGGGGACTGCGCGACGGCCAACAGGTGGCCTGGCTGACCAGGGCGCTCGGCGTCATGGGCCGCGACCCCATCTTTCTGCCCGAGGAGCTGGCCCGGCTGCGCGAGGATCGGGCGTTTCTCAACCGCGTGCGCACAGCCCTGCACCTGGCCGCCGGGCGCAAGACCGACCGTCTCTTCTTCGACCTTCAACCGCCCACGGCGCGGCTCATGGGTTTCGCTCCGAGAACCGCCTCCCCCGGCGACACGGGCCTGGCCGTCGAATTTTTCCTCTCCAGGCTGCACCAGGCCATGACCCGCATAAAGGCCATGCGCGAGGCCCTGTTCCGCGAGGCGTTCCCCCCGCGGGCCGCCCGACTGCCCGAGCTGTCCATCCGCAACCTGGAGGCCGAGCCGGAAGGCATCCGCTTCAAGCGGCAGTCCGAGGCCGCTCCGGACAACGTGCTCGGCGCGTTCCTGGAGTCCGCGCGCACCGGCCTGCCCCTGACCTGGGGAGCGCGGCGCATCATCCGGCGCGACCCGGAACGAATCGCGGCCGGGTTGGCTGGACGCCCCGAGACATTGTCCATCCTGGTCGAAATATTTCTGGCCCCGCACTGCCGGACCGCCTGCGAAGGGCTTATCGAAACGCGGCTCCTGCCCGCCCTGTTCCCCGCGTTCGCCGAAGTGGAGCACCTCATACAGTTCAACGACTACCACGTTCACCCGGTGGGCAGGCACACCCTGGCCACCGTGGCCCTGATTTCGGACTTCCTGGCCGGAGACGGCCAGTGGACCGGCGAACTGGCCGCCCGCGTGGCGGACCCGGCGCGCCTGGTGCTGGCCGGATTCTTCCACGATCTGGGCAAAGGCTCGGCAGACCACTCCGAGGCAGGGGCGGTCCTCGCCCGCGACGTCCTGGCCCGGTACGGCCGCTCCCGCGAGACCGTCGAGGACGTGGCTTTCCTGGTGGAGCGGCACCTGCTCCTGCCCAAGACCGCCACACGGCGCGACCTGTCCGACGAACGGGTGGTCGCGGACGTGGCCGCGCTGGTCGGGGACACGGCCCGGCTCGACATGCTGTACCTTCTGTCCGTCGCCGACTCCATGGCCACCGGGCCGCGCGCCTGGAACGCCTGGACCCGCTCCCTGCTCGGCGAGCTGTATTTCAAGGTGCGCAACCTGCTCCGCCATGGCCCCCTGGCCGAACCCGACGCGACCCGAAGGCTGGCCGAAGCCCGTCGGGAGGTCGTCGCCGCCGCTTCGGACCAGGACCCGGAATATGTGGAGGCGGCCATTCGGGCCATGCCTCCGCGCGCCTTCCTGGCCCTCTCCCCGGAGGCCATTGCCGGACACCTGCGCCTGGTCAGGCGGCTGTGGGCCCAAGTGGCGGAAGACCGAAAGCGCAAACCGTCAGCCGTCGGCGGCAAGGGCGTCAACCTGATCGAAGGCGCTCCCGGCCGGGCCGAAGGCACCTACCAGTTGACCATAGCGGCCGTTGACCAGCCCCGCCTTTTCGCGACCATCGCCGGGGCTCTCTCCCTGCACGGGCTGAACATCCTGGCCGCCGACATCTTCACCTGGAAGGACGGCACCGCCGTGGACGTGTTCACGGTGGCCGAACCGCCCGAGAATCTGTTCATCGAGGAAGTCTGGGCCAGGGTCGGCCGGTCCGTCGGGTACGCCATGACCGGCAAACTCGACCTGGCCGCGCGGCTCAGGGAACGCGGCAGCTCCCCCCTGTCCAGAGGCCGGGGCCGCCCGCGCCTCAAGCCGCTCGTGACCATCGACAACGCGGCCAGCGATTTCTACACGGTGGTGGAAGTGGCCGCCACGGACCGCACGGGATTCCTCTTCGACATGGCCCGCACCCTTGCCGCCCACTCCCTGTCCATCCACCTGGCCATGATTACCACCATCAAGGGCCGGGCGGCGGACGTCTTCCATGTGCGCACCCAGGACGGACAGCGGCTCCTGGACGAAGACCGCATCGACGCCCTGCGCCGGGACCTTCTGGACGCGGCCGGGACCGGGTAA
- a CDS encoding P-II family nitrogen regulator codes for MKKIEIITRTFKLDEVKSALSGIGVKGMTVSEVKGFGRQGGHKEVYRGAEYQVDFVPKIKIEAVVEDDFAPEVVEAARKAAHTGEVGDGKIFVSTVDEVVRIRTGETGEEAI; via the coding sequence ATGAAAAAGATCGAAATCATCACCCGAACCTTCAAGCTCGACGAGGTCAAGAGCGCCCTTTCCGGCATCGGCGTAAAGGGCATGACCGTCAGCGAAGTCAAGGGCTTCGGCCGCCAGGGCGGCCACAAGGAAGTGTACCGGGGAGCTGAATATCAGGTGGATTTTGTCCCCAAGATCAAGATTGAAGCCGTGGTCGAGGACGACTTCGCCCCCGAAGTCGTGGAAGCCGCCCGCAAGGCCGCCCACACCGGAGAGGTGGGCGACGGCAAGATCTTCGTCTCCACCGTGGACGAGGTGGTGCGCATCCGCACCGGCGAAACCGGAGAGGAAGCCATCTAG
- a CDS encoding ammonium transporter — protein sequence MNFTDNAFILVCAALVMFMTPGLALFYGGLVRSKNVLATIMQSFIMLGLMSVLWAVIGYTLSFGSDIGGIIGGLDFIFLKGVGMTNAGSPAENLPHLTFMIFQCMFAVITPALITGAFAERMKFGGFMIFSALWLILVYAPMCHWVWGGGWMGAMGALDFAGGAVVHMSSGAAALCCAILIGKRKGHGSTAFIPHNLPMTILGAAILWFGWFGFNAGSALAADGAAANAFVTTHMATAAAALSWIIVEWMHGGKATTLGAASGAVAGLVAITPAAGFVTPMWAIALGLGAGVICYGGIMLKNKFGYDDALDVVGIHGLGGTYGALATGLLATVNAEGLIAGNAHQLWVQFVSVVATWVFCFGMTFVIFKVVDATIGLRASDEEQDKGMDIAEHSETGYQW from the coding sequence ATGAATTTCACCGACAACGCCTTTATACTGGTCTGCGCTGCCCTGGTCATGTTCATGACCCCCGGGCTGGCGCTGTTTTACGGCGGGCTGGTCCGCTCGAAAAACGTTCTGGCAACCATAATGCAGTCTTTCATCATGCTCGGCCTCATGTCCGTGCTCTGGGCCGTCATAGGCTACACCCTGTCCTTCGGCTCCGACATAGGCGGGATCATCGGCGGGCTCGACTTCATATTCCTCAAGGGCGTGGGCATGACCAACGCCGGTTCTCCGGCCGAGAACCTGCCCCACCTGACCTTCATGATCTTCCAGTGCATGTTCGCGGTCATCACCCCCGCGCTCATCACCGGAGCCTTTGCCGAACGCATGAAGTTCGGCGGATTCATGATCTTCTCCGCCCTGTGGCTCATCCTCGTCTACGCCCCCATGTGCCACTGGGTCTGGGGCGGCGGCTGGATGGGTGCGATGGGCGCACTTGATTTCGCGGGCGGAGCGGTCGTCCACATGAGCTCCGGCGCGGCCGCCCTGTGCTGCGCCATCCTCATCGGGAAACGCAAGGGACACGGCTCCACGGCCTTCATCCCGCACAACCTGCCCATGACCATCCTGGGCGCGGCCATCCTCTGGTTCGGCTGGTTCGGCTTCAACGCCGGGTCCGCCCTGGCGGCCGACGGCGCGGCCGCCAACGCCTTCGTGACCACCCACATGGCCACGGCCGCAGCGGCCCTGTCCTGGATCATCGTTGAGTGGATGCACGGCGGAAAGGCTACCACCCTGGGCGCCGCCTCGGGCGCGGTCGCCGGACTGGTGGCCATCACCCCGGCCGCAGGCTTCGTCACCCCCATGTGGGCCATCGCGCTCGGCCTGGGCGCGGGCGTCATCTGCTACGGCGGCATCATGCTCAAGAACAAGTTCGGCTACGACGACGCGCTGGACGTGGTCGGCATCCACGGCCTGGGCGGCACCTACGGCGCGCTGGCCACCGGCCTGCTGGCCACGGTCAACGCCGAGGGGCTCATCGCGGGCAACGCGCACCAGTTGTGGGTCCAGTTCGTCTCCGTGGTTGCCACCTGGGTTTTCTGCTTCGGCATGACCTTCGTCATCTTCAAGGTGGTTGACGCCACCATCGGACTGAGGGCGAGCGACGAGGAGCAGGACAAGGGCATGGACATTGCCGAACATTCCGAGACCGGATATCAGTGGTAG
- a CDS encoding SIR2 family NAD-dependent protein deacylase has product MSNHALKNAADALRQARCAMAFTGAGISVESGIPPFRGPGGVWSRYDPDMFEKGYFKRHPEEVWPLLKEIFFDMIGRAKPNPAHLALAELEDAGKLVGIVTQNIDSLHQAAGSRTVHEYHGSTRRMQCLSCRTYFESSAIPLDTLPPPCPVCGGLLKPDFVFFGEGIPTDVHLAAIELAAQADVCLVIGTGGEVAPAGRIPHVVKNHGGTIIEINLRDTAYTYNTTDYFLEGKAGVRTPELVRAVLA; this is encoded by the coding sequence ATGTCGAATCACGCATTGAAAAACGCCGCAGACGCCTTGAGACAGGCCCGTTGCGCCATGGCCTTCACCGGCGCGGGCATTTCCGTGGAATCGGGCATCCCGCCTTTTCGCGGTCCCGGCGGCGTGTGGTCCCGGTACGACCCGGACATGTTCGAAAAGGGATATTTCAAGCGCCACCCCGAAGAAGTCTGGCCCCTGCTCAAGGAAATTTTCTTCGACATGATAGGGCGGGCCAAGCCCAATCCGGCGCACCTGGCCCTGGCTGAACTGGAGGACGCCGGAAAGCTCGTCGGCATCGTCACCCAGAACATCGATTCCCTGCATCAGGCAGCGGGAAGCCGGACCGTCCACGAATACCACGGCTCCACCCGACGAATGCAATGCCTCTCCTGTCGGACCTACTTCGAATCCTCGGCCATCCCGCTGGATACGCTTCCGCCGCCATGCCCCGTTTGCGGCGGACTGCTCAAGCCCGATTTCGTCTTTTTCGGCGAAGGCATCCCGACCGACGTGCACCTGGCCGCCATCGAACTGGCCGCGCAGGCGGACGTCTGCCTCGTCATAGGCACGGGCGGCGAGGTCGCCCCGGCCGGTCGCATCCCCCATGTGGTCAAAAACCACGGCGGCACGATCATCGAAATCAACCTCCGCGATACGGCCTATACCTATAATACCACCGACTACTTCCTCGAAGGAAAGGCGGGTGTCCGAACCCCGGAACTGGTCCGCGCCGTGCTCGCATAG
- a CDS encoding methyl-accepting chemotaxis protein: MIDSKKVPFRAKLIIGVVSMVALTAVILAGGIILMVDSTIGGLNVSPEALDAVKSRILLVAALIVAAGIAGALVGSFVLVRTLIKPLRELSAYTREVAAGNYNAAIDYPARDAIGDTLDAVRNMTGELKTKLGMAQGLLTSLTQPCVVVDTDEIITFLNQAELDLLQIDAPPSDFIGMHMSEFVYGDRSRPTMLGTCMREGQIITGQATEGKGRKGRPYHLLVDISPIKDLDGNIVGAFTILTETTEIKKSEAEARLQHERIAEAAREAETIAGDLGTASATLAAKVDEASQGSDTQRDRAGETATAMEQMNATVLEVARNASDASCNAEEMRGLAEEGSALVHQVVEAIRGVGVQSEALKESMDHLDRQTRDIGAIMQVIDDIADQTNLLALNAAIEAARAGDAGRGFAVVADEVRKLAEKTMNATKQVDEAIQSIRTGTRENVTATELAVAAIQESTELAGLAGQSIENIQQSVIRAADQMRSIATAAEEQSATSEQIARATEEITAISGETARSMTEARAALERLAALADSLNQLIGHMQS, encoded by the coding sequence ATGATCGATTCCAAGAAAGTCCCCTTCCGCGCCAAGCTCATCATCGGCGTGGTGAGCATGGTAGCCCTTACCGCCGTCATCCTGGCGGGCGGCATCATCCTCATGGTCGACAGCACCATCGGCGGGCTGAACGTGTCCCCGGAGGCGCTGGATGCGGTAAAGAGCCGAATCCTGCTCGTGGCCGCCCTCATCGTGGCCGCCGGAATCGCCGGAGCCCTCGTGGGCAGCTTCGTTTTGGTGCGCACCCTCATCAAACCCCTGCGCGAACTCTCGGCCTACACCCGTGAAGTCGCGGCGGGGAACTACAACGCGGCCATCGACTACCCGGCCCGGGACGCCATCGGCGACACCCTGGACGCGGTCAGGAACATGACCGGCGAACTCAAAACCAAACTCGGCATGGCCCAGGGGCTGCTGACCAGCCTGACCCAACCCTGCGTGGTGGTGGACACCGACGAAATCATCACCTTCCTGAACCAGGCGGAACTGGACCTGTTGCAGATCGACGCGCCGCCGTCCGACTTCATCGGGATGCACATGTCCGAATTCGTCTACGGCGACAGGTCGCGCCCGACCATGCTCGGCACCTGTATGCGCGAAGGCCAAATCATCACGGGACAAGCCACCGAAGGCAAAGGCCGCAAGGGCCGTCCCTACCACCTCCTTGTGGACATCTCCCCCATCAAGGACCTGGACGGCAACATCGTGGGCGCGTTCACCATCCTCACCGAAACCACTGAAATTAAAAAAAGCGAAGCCGAAGCCCGGCTCCAGCACGAACGCATCGCCGAGGCGGCCCGCGAAGCCGAAACCATCGCGGGAGACCTGGGCACCGCGTCCGCCACCCTGGCGGCCAAGGTGGACGAAGCCAGCCAGGGCTCGGACACCCAGCGCGACCGTGCCGGAGAAACGGCCACGGCCATGGAACAGATGAACGCCACCGTCCTCGAAGTGGCCCGCAACGCCTCCGACGCCTCCTGCAACGCGGAGGAAATGCGCGGTCTCGCCGAGGAAGGATCCGCCCTCGTTCACCAGGTCGTCGAAGCCATCAGGGGCGTGGGCGTACAATCCGAAGCCCTCAAGGAATCAATGGACCACCTGGACCGCCAGACCAGGGATATCGGCGCGATCATGCAGGTCATCGACGACATCGCGGACCAGACCAACCTGCTGGCGCTCAACGCGGCCATCGAAGCGGCTCGCGCAGGCGACGCCGGACGGGGCTTCGCCGTCGTGGCCGATGAAGTCCGCAAACTGGCCGAAAAAACCATGAACGCCACCAAGCAGGTGGATGAAGCCATCCAGTCCATCCGCACCGGCACCCGCGAAAATGTCACCGCCACCGAACTCGCCGTGGCCGCAATCCAGGAATCCACCGAATTGGCGGGCCTCGCCGGACAATCCATTGAAAACATCCAGCAAAGCGTCATCCGCGCCGCCGACCAGATGCGCTCCATCGCCACCGCCGCCGAAGAACAATCCGCCACCAGCGAACAGATCGCCAGGGCCACGGAGGAAATCACCGCCATCTCCGGCGAAACCGCCCGGTCCATGACCGAAGCCCGCGCCGCCCTGGAACGCCTGGCCGCCCTGGCCGATTCACTCAACCAGCTCATCGGCCATATGCAATCCTGA
- the chrA gene encoding chromate efflux transporter → MSRPTLASIFLAFLRLGLTAFGGPAMVPYIRAMAVERKGWLDEPTFSLGMSLTQLLPGATAMQVAAYVGLRSRGGLGALAAYTGFGLPAFLLMLGLTALYFSARDVAAVTAAFTGLQLVIVALILHAAVNFARRYLDTLAAKLLACLAGVWLGLKGNPILALAVICVLALFLLRDEQGGMTPPDGQTGRGPLRFAGLLLAALLAFMGALYILDPELFRLGLLMIKIDCFAFGGGYVSVPLMLHEVVEVRGWLTEPMFMDGIALGQVTPGPIVMTGAFVGYAVSGVTGALVAAITVFAPSLIILCAATPFADRLVASPLARRVLKGSLISLVGLMAAVAVRFGLSIQWTAAQAVFAAAAFIALRKGVDILWVVLAGAGIAALLF, encoded by the coding sequence ATGTCCCGACCCACCCTGGCAAGCATATTTCTCGCCTTTCTCCGGCTCGGACTGACCGCGTTCGGCGGACCGGCCATGGTCCCCTACATCCGCGCCATGGCCGTGGAGCGCAAAGGCTGGCTCGACGAACCCACCTTTTCGCTGGGCATGTCCCTGACCCAGCTCCTGCCCGGCGCCACAGCCATGCAGGTGGCGGCATACGTGGGCCTGCGGTCGCGCGGCGGCCTCGGGGCTCTCGCCGCTTACACGGGCTTCGGCCTGCCCGCCTTCCTGCTCATGCTCGGCCTGACCGCGCTCTACTTTTCGGCCCGGGACGTGGCCGCCGTGACCGCGGCCTTCACCGGCCTGCAACTCGTCATCGTGGCCCTGATCCTCCACGCGGCCGTCAACTTCGCCCGCCGCTACCTGGACACCCTCGCCGCAAAACTTCTCGCCTGCCTGGCGGGCGTCTGGCTCGGGCTCAAAGGCAATCCGATCCTGGCCCTGGCCGTGATCTGCGTGCTGGCCCTGTTCCTCCTCCGCGACGAGCAGGGGGGCATGACCCCGCCCGACGGCCAAACCGGACGCGGCCCCCTGCGTTTCGCCGGACTGCTGCTGGCGGCCCTGCTCGCCTTCATGGGCGCACTGTACATCCTCGATCCGGAACTGTTCCGGCTCGGCCTGCTCATGATAAAGATCGACTGCTTCGCCTTCGGCGGAGGCTATGTGTCCGTGCCGCTCATGCTCCACGAGGTGGTGGAGGTGCGCGGGTGGCTGACCGAACCAATGTTCATGGACGGCATCGCCCTCGGGCAGGTCACGCCCGGTCCCATCGTCATGACCGGCGCGTTCGTGGGCTATGCGGTGTCCGGCGTAACGGGAGCGCTTGTGGCGGCGATCACCGTGTTCGCGCCCTCGCTCATCATCCTCTGCGCCGCAACTCCCTTCGCCGACAGGCTGGTAGCCTCGCCCCTCGCCAGACGGGTGCTCAAAGGCAGCCTTATCTCCCTGGTGGGCCTCATGGCCGCCGTCGCCGTCCGTTTCGGGCTGTCCATCCAGTGGACCGCCGCCCAGGCCGTCTTCGCGGCGGCCGCGTTCATAGCCCTGCGCAAGGGCGTGGACATCCTCTGGGTCGTCCTGGCCGGAGCCGGTATCGCCGCGCTCCTTTTCTAG
- the hemW gene encoding radical SAM family heme chaperone HemW: protein MGRIHDKNTPTRPAFPGTGPAPTRSATDRKGLLLYIHVPFCRSRCHYCSFHSQVFEQTTFAWYLSLLLKEIELWGRRLQRPALRTIYFGGGTPSMVPLAGLDRIMEALDKAFIVNPGIETTIEANPDSAHDVSYFRGLLNMGFNRLSLGVQSLRDADLQMLGRPHSAGMAHQAFDQARRAGFGNIGLDLIWGLPGQKLKAWLDALKVVSEMRPEHISAYNLTLEDGTVTARRCGPGGDLILPPDQEQGRMFVYGAEFLESVGYLHYEVSNFARMGFMSVHNSGYWNGSDYLGLGPSAVSTLGRRRFTVPRYMDEYDAYVRGELVGNDFEELTDDDLLTELVMLSLRTSRGLDLKEYRKRTGFDLVKKQERLISTLHRENLVRISGGRLRLTKNGMLVSNAIIKQLAFGD from the coding sequence ATGGGCAGGATACACGACAAGAACACCCCGACGAGACCGGCCTTTCCCGGAACCGGCCCCGCGCCGACCCGAAGCGCGACCGACCGCAAGGGGTTGCTGCTCTACATCCACGTGCCGTTCTGCCGCTCCCGCTGCCACTACTGCTCTTTCCACTCCCAGGTCTTCGAGCAGACCACCTTCGCCTGGTATCTCTCGCTGCTGCTCAAGGAAATCGAACTGTGGGGACGGCGGCTGCAACGGCCCGCGCTGCGCACCATCTATTTCGGCGGCGGCACCCCGTCCATGGTTCCCCTGGCCGGACTCGACCGGATCATGGAGGCGTTGGACAAGGCGTTCATCGTCAATCCGGGAATCGAGACGACCATCGAGGCCAACCCGGACTCGGCCCATGACGTCAGCTACTTCCGAGGGCTGCTGAACATGGGATTTAACCGGCTGTCGCTGGGCGTGCAGAGCCTCAGGGACGCAGACCTCCAGATGCTGGGCCGTCCGCATTCGGCGGGCATGGCGCATCAGGCATTCGACCAGGCGCGCCGGGCCGGATTCGGCAACATCGGCCTGGACCTCATCTGGGGGCTGCCGGGCCAGAAGCTCAAGGCGTGGCTCGACGCACTCAAGGTCGTGTCCGAGATGCGGCCCGAGCACATCTCCGCCTACAACCTGACCCTGGAAGATGGCACGGTCACGGCCCGCCGGTGCGGACCGGGCGGCGACCTGATCCTGCCCCCGGACCAGGAGCAGGGCCGGATGTTCGTCTACGGCGCCGAATTCCTGGAGTCCGTGGGGTACCTCCATTACGAGGTGTCCAATTTCGCGCGCATGGGATTCATGTCCGTGCACAACTCCGGATACTGGAACGGGTCGGACTACCTGGGGCTGGGACCGTCGGCGGTGTCCACCCTGGGCCGCAGACGGTTCACGGTGCCGCGCTACATGGACGAATACGACGCCTACGTGCGCGGCGAGCTGGTGGGCAACGATTTCGAGGAGCTGACCGACGACGACCTGCTCACCGAGCTGGTCATGCTCAGCCTGCGCACGAGCAGGGGGCTGGACCTGAAGGAATACCGCAAGCGCACGGGCTTCGACCTGGTCAAGAAACAGGAACGGCTCATAAGCACCCTGCACCGCGAAAACCTGGTGCGCATATCCGGCGGCAGGCTCAGGCTGACCAAGAACGGTATGCTCGTGTCCAACGCCATCATCAAGCAGCTCGCCTTCGGCGACTAG
- a CDS encoding epoxyqueuosine reductase QueH — protein sequence MSKVLLHICCGPCSITTLKTLLDAGHEVTGLFYNPNIHPLMEYVKRRDGCLAVAEKLGVQVIVKDNEYRPQEWFRAVAHRENNRCFHCYAMRLERASQIARRGGFDFFTTTLLYSKYQKHDEIAALGRDLESAKTKFLYHDFREGWKEGIEASKAWEIYRQQYCGCLYSENERYKRELMD from the coding sequence ATGTCGAAAGTATTGCTGCATATCTGTTGTGGGCCGTGTTCGATCACCACGTTGAAGACCCTGCTGGACGCCGGTCACGAGGTTACGGGCCTTTTCTACAACCCGAACATCCATCCGCTCATGGAGTACGTCAAACGGCGGGACGGATGTCTGGCCGTGGCCGAGAAGCTGGGCGTGCAGGTGATCGTCAAGGACAACGAGTACCGTCCGCAAGAGTGGTTCCGGGCCGTGGCCCACCGGGAAAACAACCGCTGTTTCCACTGCTACGCCATGCGCCTGGAGCGCGCTTCCCAGATCGCCAGGCGGGGCGGGTTCGATTTTTTCACCACCACTCTGCTCTATTCCAAATACCAGAAGCACGACGAGATCGCGGCCCTGGGGCGGGATCTGGAATCGGCCAAGACGAAATTCCTGTATCACGACTTCCGCGAGGGGTGGAAAGAGGGCATCGAGGCGTCCAAGGCGTGGGAAATATACCGCCAGCAGTATTGCGGCTGCCTGTACAGCGAAAACGAGCGGTACAAGCGGGAGCTGATGGATTAG
- a CDS encoding VOC family protein, with protein sequence MAKYTGINHLAMVTGDMDATIRFWRDLLGMRLVVGLGHPGYRHYFFEISEDDMIAFFEWPGVERLDERDHGFPVKGKVAFDHISFGVSCEDDLWEIKDKLEAADVWCSEVVDHGFIHSIYAFDPNNIPIEFSATVEGVDVRATPVMTDSQPSSEALKGAEPQPGVWPEVAEPTPDGDKTVYEGEGHKIVEALEKLKGRE encoded by the coding sequence ATGGCGAAATACACCGGCATCAATCACCTGGCCATGGTCACCGGGGATATGGACGCGACCATCCGGTTCTGGCGGGATCTGCTCGGAATGCGGTTGGTGGTCGGCCTGGGGCACCCTGGCTACCGCCACTATTTCTTCGAAATATCCGAAGACGACATGATCGCCTTTTTCGAGTGGCCCGGCGTGGAGCGGCTCGACGAGCGGGACCATGGGTTTCCGGTCAAGGGCAAGGTGGCCTTCGACCACATCTCCTTCGGCGTGTCCTGCGAGGACGACCTCTGGGAGATCAAGGACAAGCTCGAAGCGGCCGACGTATGGTGCTCCGAGGTGGTGGACCATGGCTTCATCCATTCCATCTACGCCTTCGATCCCAACAACATACCCATCGAGTTCAGCGCGACGGTTGAGGGCGTGGACGTTCGCGCGACCCCGGTCATGACCGATTCGCAGCCCAGCAGCGAGGCCCTCAAGGGGGCGGAGCCGCAGCCCGGCGTCTGGCCCGAGGTGGCCGAACCCACGCCGGACGGGGACAAGACCGTGTACGAGGGAGAGGGCCACAAGATCGTCGAGGCCCTGGAAAAACTCAAGGGCCGGGAGTAG
- the sfsA gene encoding DNA/RNA nuclease SfsA, with amino-acid sequence MLRPVARIPFHAPCRSAAFIRRIKRFTVEAEALDGPDRGAILKAHTNNTGSMLGLLRPGGAALLSPAANPDRKLKYTLEGLSLGKAMVGVNTLTPNRMLYTAWECGAMPEMDGYEHFQKEAKVGHSRLDAHLTGERGDLWVECKNVTLVEDDVARFPDAVTERGQKHLRELMDLAAAGSRVALFFLVQRPDGRCFGPADFIDPAYAELFYEALDAGVEAWPYVAEVDENGITLGRRLQVVAP; translated from the coding sequence GTGCTCAGACCCGTCGCCCGCATCCCGTTTCACGCGCCCTGCCGCAGCGCCGCCTTCATCCGGCGCATCAAGCGTTTCACCGTGGAGGCCGAGGCCCTGGACGGCCCGGACAGGGGCGCGATCCTCAAGGCCCACACCAACAACACCGGCTCCATGCTCGGCCTGCTCCGGCCCGGCGGCGCGGCCCTGCTTTCGCCCGCGGCCAACCCGGACCGCAAACTCAAGTATACCTTGGAAGGGCTTTCCCTCGGCAAAGCCATGGTCGGGGTGAATACGCTCACGCCCAACCGTATGCTGTATACGGCCTGGGAGTGCGGGGCCATGCCCGAAATGGACGGATACGAACATTTTCAGAAAGAGGCCAAGGTGGGCCACAGCCGACTGGACGCGCATCTGACCGGCGAGCGGGGAGACCTGTGGGTGGAGTGCAAGAACGTGACCCTTGTCGAGGACGACGTGGCCCGTTTCCCGGACGCGGTCACCGAGCGGGGGCAGAAGCATCTGCGCGAGCTCATGGACCTTGCCGCCGCAGGCTCGCGCGTGGCCCTGTTCTTCCTGGTACAGCGGCCTGACGGCCGGTGCTTCGGCCCGGCTGATTTCATCGACCCCGCATACGCGGAGCTGTTTTACGAGGCCTTGGACGCCGGGGTGGAGGCGTGGCCCTATGTGGCCGAGGTGGACGAGAACGGCATCACCCTCGGCCGCAGGCTTCAGGTGGTGGCTCCGTGA